The Syntrophobacterales bacterium genome segment ATTTTCATGAGCCTGATTCATACCTGCGTTCTGAGGGGCATCGATCCCTTCGGTTACTTGGTTGCCCTCCAGAAAAATTATCACGATGTCTTCAAAAACCCTCAAAACTGGATGCCCTGGAATTACCAGGAAGTCTCACACGTCAACGACTCTTGATTAGTTTGTTCCAACAATCATCCGATATCTTAAATCAAAAACCCTCTGCGACCTCACGCCCGAAGGCAAGGAAAACGTTTGACGCTTATCCGCAGCTCTAAATTTTTTTTCAGCTACGCAGGCTTGCCGGAAGGACACGTTCAATTCGTTGCGTAAATAGTGCGACAGATCCTTCATCTGGTCGGATCACTTGCATTCGATGAAAAGTATCTACAACAATCGTGTCGAACGTTGCTCCGCCTGTGTTTTTCTTTAGATAGGCTACCTGTTCAAGGGTCGTCATGAAAAGAAATGGCTGGCTAATACCGAACTTTCCACGCAACGCATAGCATGATTGGTTCATAGCCATAGGCACAACCGGCATGACGACCTTTCCAACGGTTCCTCGTGCAGTAATGAATACTGTCTGTGGTGGATATAGTTTGCTGTTACACTTTCGCAATCCAATCTCGGTAATCTGCTTTTCTGTCTCTGTCACAAAGAATGATGTGGGTGTATCTTTAGGGGCAAAGAACGGGATCTGTCCATCCCAATAATCTGAAACGGTTGTCTTTGGAGTGCCACCGCTTAATACGTCCGCAATTTGCGTGAATCGCACCGCCTCCCACCCTTCCGGAATCTGGCCGAGGGGCGACCCGACGAAGCGGGCGCGCTGGTGGCAGGGGAAGCGGAACTTGACGAACCACTCGCGGTAGAGGTTTTGCGCCATCTCCTCCAGAATTTTGATCCGCCGCAGGTTGTTCTCGATCAGGTCGTCGTAGGCCGAGAGAATCGCCTCGATTTTTCGCTGCGTGGAGAGTGGGGGAGATGGAACTTCGAGGTCAACGATTGATTTAAGATCGGCTCTCTGGCGCCCAGAAGCTCCCGACATGCTTTTTTCAGCCGGTTTTCTGATTAATTCAGATTTGGCAAGATAGTAGACGAATCCGGGATCTGAAACTCCTGGTCGTGCTCGGAACACAAAAAATTCAGTTGACCCAAATCCTGCTTGTCCTCCAACATCTTGATATTGAGCAATCTTCCCGTTCTCAAGACAGGGGGTTATCCTTGCGAACAGGGTATCACCAGGTAAAAATTTCGCTCCGCCGTTTTGGAATATACGATTCTGATTTGCATTCACATAACGCCTGTTCGGCTCTACTACACCCATTTCAACAAACGGATACTCTTTAGCTTTCTCTATTTTAACGCGAGGGTTGATCTCGACCAGTTCAGAGAAAGTTAACGTGTTCATCACACCCCTTCCAGCAACTTGACAACGTTCTCGGCGATCCGCGCTTCCAGTTCTCGGGCCTCGGCATTGAGTATTTCCAATTCCTCGTTCTGCTCCTCCAGCCGCGTCTTGAAGTCGAAATCGTCTTCTTCACGAGCGGCTACGCCCACGTAGCGGCCGGGGTTGAGGCTCCAACCCTGGGCTT includes the following:
- a CDS encoding restriction endonuclease subunit S, with the protein product MNTLTFSELVEINPRVKIEKAKEYPFVEMGVVEPNRRYVNANQNRIFQNGGAKFLPGDTLFARITPCLENGKIAQYQDVGGQAGFGSTEFFVFRARPGVSDPGFVYYLAKSELIRKPAEKSMSGASGRQRADLKSIVDLEVPSPPLSTQRKIEAILSAYDDLIENNLRRIKILEEMAQNLYREWFVKFRFPCHQRARFVGSPLGQIPEGWEAVRFTQIADVLSGGTPKTTVSDYWDGQIPFFAPKDTPTSFFVTETEKQITEIGLRKCNSKLYPPQTVFITARGTVGKVVMPVVPMAMNQSCYALRGKFGISQPFLFMTTLEQVAYLKKNTGGATFDTIVVDTFHRMQVIRPDEGSVALFTQRIERVLPASLRS